The following coding sequences lie in one Pan paniscus chromosome X, NHGRI_mPanPan1-v2.0_pri, whole genome shotgun sequence genomic window:
- the LOC100991487 gene encoding LOW QUALITY PROTEIN: tRNA (guanine(26)-N(2))-dimethyltransferase (The sequence of the model RefSeq protein was modified relative to this genomic sequence to represent the inferred CDS: inserted 6 bases in 5 codons; deleted 2 bases in 2 codons; substituted 2 bases at 2 genomic stop codons): MESGTGPCGEERPREVQQTTVTEGAAKXPSANEVFYNLVQEFNGDMTCXMIIQFARIQLGAKGIQIKVPGEKDTQKVVVDLSKQEEEKVEPKGSENLASGDQPRTATVWEICEEGLHVLEGLAASGLLSIRFALEVPGLRSVVANDTSAGAVDLIRWNVQLNDXAHLVQPSQVDGWMLMYQHQRVSERFDVTHLDPYGSPAPFLDAAVLAVSEGELLCVTRTDTAVLARNSGEMCYSKFGAMALKSRACHEMALRIVLHSLDLRANCYQRFVVPLLSISADFYVRVFVRVFTGQPKVKASASKQALVFHXVGCGSFHLQRLGKASGVPRGRVKSSVACVPPVTPSXEHCGQRHQLGCSVWAEPIHDLDFVGCVLEAVSANPGRFHTSERMQRVLSVMTEELPEVPLHYTLDQLSSTILCHTPSLLPLRSALLHAHFRVSLSHACKNAVKTXCPASALXNIMRCWKKECPVKQERLSETSPASRILSVEPRLQANFTIREDANPSSRQRRPKRFRANPEANWGPQPHAWPGSKAAGEAMEERRRLLPKEWKEPPEDRAQRAALLKTFPCKREGTCQCGDQCCYSHSPLTPGVSADAALDCPETSNHRPPGPGAATGPGID, from the exons ATGGAGAGCGGCACCGGGCCCTGCGGAGAAGAGCGCCCACGTGAAGTCCAGCAGACGACAGTCACTGAGGGGGCTGCCA ATCCCAGCGCCAACGAGGTCTTTTATAACCTTGTGCAGGAATTCAATGGGGACATGACGTG TATGATCATCCAGTTTGCTCGCATTCAGCTTGGGGCCAAAGGAATCCAGATCAAGGTGCCAGGAGAGAAGGATACACAAAAGGTGGTCGTGGACTTGTCAaagcaagaggaggaaaaggTTGAACCGAAAGGGAGTGAAAACCTGGCCTCAGGAGACCAGCCTCGCACAGCGACCGTGTGGGAGATCTGTGAGGAAGGCCTGCATGTGCTGGAAGGCCTGGCAGCTTCAGGCCTACTTTCCATTCGATTTGCCCTAGAGGTGCCT GGGCTCAGATCTGTGGTTGCAAACGATACCTCTGCCGGGGCTGTGGATCTCATACGCTGGAATGTGCAGCTCAATG GGGCCCACCTGGTACAGCCCAGCCAAGTAGATGGCTGGATGCTGATGTACCAGCACCAGAGGGTGTCGGAGAGGTTCGACGTCACCCATCTGGACCCCTATGGCAGTCCTGCCCCCTTCCTGGATGCAGCTGTGCTGGCTGTGAGTGAAGGAGAGTTGCTGTGCGTGACCCGCACGGACACGGCGGTGCTGGCGCGGAACAGTGGGGAGATGTGTTACAGCAAATTCGGTGCCATGGCCCTCAAGAGCCGGGCCTGCCACGAGATGGCCCTGAGAATTGTCCTGCACAGCCTGGACCTCCGCGCCAACTGTTACCAGCGCTTCGTGGTACCGCTGCTTAGCATCAGCGCCGACTTCTACGTGCGTGTTTTTGTCCGTGTCTTCACCGGCCAGCCCAAGGTTAAGGCCTCAGCCAGCAAGCAGGCCCTGGTGTTCCATTGAGTGGGCTGCGGGTCCTTCCACCTTCAGCGCCTCGGCAAAGCGTCAGGAGTCCCCCGCGGCCGGGTCAAGTCCTCTGTAGCCTGTGTTCCCCCCGTGACCCCGA GTGAACACTGTGGGCAGCGACACCAGCTTGGTTGCTCCGTGTGGGCAGAGCCCATCCATGACCTGGATTTCGTGGGCTGTGTCCTAGAGGCTGTGAGCGCTAACCCCGGCCGCTTCCACACCTCGGAGCGGATG CAGAGGGTCCTGAGCGTCATGACTGAGGAGCTCCCAGAGGTGCCTCTGCACTACACCCTGGACCAGCTGAGCAGCACCATCCTCTGCCACACGCCCAGCCTCCTGCCGTTGCGGTCGGCCCTCCTCCACGCTCACTTCCGGGTTTCGCTCTCCCACGCCTGTAAGAACGCTGTGAAGA TATGCCCCGCCTCCGCCCTCTGAAACATCATGCGCTGCTGGAAGAAGGAATGTCCGGTGAAACAGGAGCGACTCTCAGAGACCAGCCCAGCGTCCCGCATTCTCAGTGTGGAGCCCAGGCTGCAGGCCAACTTCACCATCCGGGAAGATGCCAACCCCAGCTCCCGCCAGCGACGACCCAAGCGCTTCCGGGCCAACCCGGAAGCCAACTGGGGCCCGCAGCCTCATGCCTGGCCAGGGAGCAAGGCTGCCGGCGAAGCTATGGAGGAGAGACGCAGGCTGCTTCCTAAGGAGTGGAAGGAGCCGCCTGAGGACAGGGCCCAGCGAGCTGCCCTGCTCAAGACATTTCCTTGCAAAAGG GAGGGTACCTGTCAATGCGGGGACCAGTGCTGCTACTCCCACAGCCCTCTGACACCCGGGGTCTCTGCTGATGCTGCACTTGACTGTCCAGAGACCTCCAACCACAGACCCCCTGGACCTGGGGCTGCCACTGGGCCCGGAATAGACTGA